The following proteins come from a genomic window of Methanocella conradii HZ254:
- a CDS encoding ATPase domain-containing protein, whose product MAEIDSNEVVEKQDVISTGNPEIDKKIADGLPLNSLTLIEGANGTGKSVMTQQILWGGLVQGYSFALYTTEKTIRGMLSQMESLGLDVSDYFAWGYLKIYPIQVEGAKMEVTLSKLFLQRLVDYIRKEKEDIIIIDSFTIFTIGTPHDDIFNFLTECKSLCDKGKTILIALHSYAFDEDTLARIRSIADNYIKLKIEQMGDKNVNMMEVIKVRGAKKVSGNIISFEIHPEYGIEVVPYTSIAV is encoded by the coding sequence ATGGCAGAGATAGATTCCAATGAAGTAGTAGAAAAGCAAGATGTGATATCCACCGGAAACCCTGAAATAGATAAAAAAATTGCAGATGGTCTACCACTTAATTCATTAACGTTGATTGAAGGGGCCAATGGCACCGGCAAAAGCGTAATGACACAACAAATACTATGGGGTGGGTTAGTCCAAGGATATAGTTTTGCACTATACACTACAGAAAAAACAATAAGGGGTATGCTCAGCCAGATGGAAAGTCTGGGACTGGATGTTTCAGATTATTTCGCTTGGGGGTATTTAAAGATATATCCTATCCAGGTTGAAGGCGCAAAGATGGAAGTCACCCTTTCAAAATTATTTTTGCAGCGCCTCGTCGACTACATAAGGAAAGAGAAAGAGGACATCATAATTATCGATTCCTTCACTATTTTTACCATAGGGACGCCGCACGATGACATATTCAACTTTTTAACAGAGTGTAAAAGCTTGTGTGATAAAGGCAAAACTATTCTCATCGCCCTGCATTCATACGCCTTTGACGAGGATACGCTCGCACGCATAAGGTCGATAGCTGACAACTACATTAAATTAAAGATCGAGCAGATGGGCGATAAAAACGTCAACATGATGGAAGTGATAAAGGTTAGAGGTGCAAAGAAAGTTTCTGGAAATATCATAAGCTTTGAGATTCACCCGGAGTATGGAATAGAGGTCGTACCGTATACTTCGATAGCAGTATAA
- a CDS encoding type II/IV secretion system ATPase subunit — protein sequence MMEVNLPFSINTLQENHDHSSMRGCSTYNSLDAMMKREVEKNPFLLDYLHLIPQDTIGLPQLRIKLDRKLGDIKFPNIIYPVSDSIYAHIYPDINDVRNYYIPIEPSLVTNIKSYVQIIEEKLVDMVSAYDPKTQEERQKILKECLRELCIIGNGHDTSGKLNSKNGNKGFKSLFSIFVNNNGKNDKIYLKQSEFNALEYLILRDKIGMGLLEPLISDPHIEDITCDGYGPIFLEHKIFKGLKTTIVFTRDDLNRFVLQLSERIGKPITYANPIIDSTLPDGSRINIVYGEDISKRGSNFTIRKFNAKPLSIPNLVASNTMDYAMAAYLWIMIQEGMSIFVSGETASGKTTTLNAIMAFISANSKIVSIEDTAEVQVPHKNWTREITRSTNKGDDSADVGMFDLLKAALRQRPNYIIVGEIRGIEGAIAFQAIQTGHPVMSTFHAASVEKLIQRLTGDPINVPKTYVDNLNLVIIQSAVRRPDGKVVRRVLSINEIVGYNPETKGFNYIEAFTWDPATDKFVFRANKSSYLLEQKIGRRLGIPQNKIQVVYDEIEKRKKILKKISESGVTDYDEFFQTITKVEKKGLLKIEV from the coding sequence ATGATGGAGGTAAATCTTCCATTCAGCATTAATACGCTCCAAGAAAACCACGATCATTCATCAATGAGAGGTTGTAGTACTTATAACAGCCTAGATGCCATGATGAAAAGAGAGGTTGAGAAGAATCCATTCCTCCTGGATTATTTACACCTTATTCCTCAGGACACTATAGGTTTACCTCAATTACGTATAAAGCTGGATCGGAAACTCGGAGATATAAAATTCCCTAATATCATCTATCCGGTAAGCGATTCCATATATGCGCACATCTATCCTGACATCAACGATGTCAGGAATTACTACATACCCATTGAACCCAGTTTAGTCACTAATATAAAAAGCTATGTCCAAATAATCGAAGAAAAGCTCGTTGACATGGTATCAGCATATGACCCCAAAACACAGGAAGAGCGCCAAAAAATATTGAAAGAATGCCTTAGAGAATTATGTATTATAGGCAATGGACACGATACTTCAGGGAAATTAAATAGCAAAAACGGTAACAAAGGTTTTAAAAGCCTGTTTTCTATATTCGTAAACAACAATGGTAAAAATGATAAAATTTACCTAAAGCAAAGCGAGTTTAACGCCCTTGAATATCTGATTTTAAGGGATAAAATAGGTATGGGGTTGCTCGAACCGCTCATCTCAGATCCCCATATTGAGGATATCACCTGTGATGGATATGGTCCAATATTTCTGGAACATAAAATATTCAAGGGACTAAAGACAACTATAGTGTTTACAAGAGACGACCTTAACAGGTTCGTGTTACAATTATCAGAAAGGATAGGAAAACCCATCACGTATGCGAATCCTATAATTGATTCTACCCTGCCGGATGGGAGCCGTATAAATATCGTATATGGAGAGGACATCTCTAAAAGGGGGAGCAATTTTACAATCCGTAAGTTCAATGCTAAGCCGCTGAGCATTCCGAACTTAGTAGCTTCAAATACCATGGATTATGCCATGGCAGCCTATCTCTGGATAATGATCCAGGAAGGCATGAGCATTTTCGTTAGCGGGGAAACGGCGAGCGGGAAGACTACGACGCTAAATGCAATCATGGCTTTTATTTCTGCAAACTCCAAGATCGTATCTATAGAAGATACTGCGGAGGTGCAGGTTCCTCATAAAAATTGGACTAGAGAGATAACCAGGTCAACCAATAAAGGCGATGATTCGGCCGACGTGGGCATGTTCGACTTACTTAAAGCAGCTTTGAGACAACGCCCTAATTATATTATAGTGGGAGAGATTAGGGGCATAGAAGGCGCAATCGCTTTCCAGGCTATACAAACCGGCCATCCTGTCATGTCTACGTTCCACGCGGCATCAGTTGAAAAGCTCATACAGCGTCTCACGGGAGATCCGATAAACGTTCCAAAGACATATGTGGATAACCTCAACCTGGTGATAATCCAGAGCGCGGTCAGAAGGCCAGATGGCAAGGTCGTGCGCCGTGTCCTGTCGATCAATGAGATAGTCGGATATAACCCAGAGACGAAGGGTTTTAATTATATTGAGGCATTTACCTGGGATCCCGCCACCGATAAGTTCGTTTTCCGGGCTAACAAGTCAAGCTACTTGCTGGAGCAAAAGATCGGCAGGAGGCTGGGCATACCGCAGAATAAGATACAGGTAGTATATGACGAGATCGAAAAGCGGAAAAAAATTCTTAAAAAAATCAGCGAGTCTGGTGTCACCGATTATGACGAGTTTTTCCAGACGATAACCAAGGTGGAAAAGAAAGGCCTGCTCAAGATAGAGGTGTGA
- the flaJ gene encoding archaellar assembly protein FlaJ, whose amino-acid sequence MGEDVNAPGDVIIKNPAKTPGNMSMMKRLRKFFLPIILYIRSYIESGRIDIDILYMVTYMNSIATSNISRDEIFKKVSEREEYACSKYMKEVYLLAKNWNYEYGAACNLVARKVANKKLKDLLMRLSNAMSSGESEKKFLENEWQTMLLIYKNEYERSLESLKKWTDAYTALLVSLSFISITILLSLVIYNLGDKYTTIIATIIVVILVSAAGVLILRSEAPKEFRTHKMLICSPEQQRIKNMQRIILPIGVIVTCLMLLLGIDLGIILIFIGLMLIPMGLIGIKDDRNIFTRDRDFSEFTKMLGTIIGSMGVTVKEGITKVDRKSIKSLEPLVKKLYVQLFMGIDPRLCWTKFVGNSGSELINKFTHIFIDAIDMGGDATKIGKLVNTTNLEVVLLRMKRNLLSSSFINLLIPMHAAMVGLIIFVIQIMIIFSGIISDLYSTMDLSVSSDMGGEGMIISSLGFNLFQDVPAGLFTQYCIALVIILTIANTLAAKYVDGGDNYKIYYYGSIMCIISGICYIIVPIIVNVIFSFQGLEGGL is encoded by the coding sequence ATGGGAGAGGACGTAAATGCGCCCGGTGACGTGATTATAAAAAATCCCGCGAAAACGCCTGGAAATATGTCAATGATGAAAAGGCTAAGAAAATTTTTTTTACCAATTATATTATATATTCGGTCTTATATTGAAAGCGGTCGCATCGATATCGATATTCTCTACATGGTCACCTACATGAACTCGATTGCCACGTCAAACATCAGCCGTGACGAGATATTTAAAAAAGTCTCTGAGCGTGAAGAGTACGCTTGCTCCAAGTACATGAAAGAAGTATACCTCCTCGCAAAGAACTGGAATTACGAGTATGGCGCAGCATGTAACCTGGTCGCAAGGAAAGTCGCCAATAAGAAGCTGAAAGACCTTCTCATGAGGCTATCTAACGCAATGAGTTCAGGGGAGAGCGAAAAAAAATTTCTTGAAAACGAGTGGCAAACGATGCTTCTCATCTATAAGAACGAGTACGAGCGAAGCCTGGAGTCGCTAAAAAAATGGACGGACGCCTATACCGCGCTGCTGGTGTCCCTCTCGTTTATATCCATCACGATTCTACTGTCCTTAGTCATATATAATCTGGGCGACAAGTATACGACAATTATTGCCACTATCATCGTTGTAATCCTCGTTAGCGCTGCAGGAGTGCTCATTTTAAGGTCTGAAGCGCCCAAAGAGTTTAGAACCCATAAAATGCTCATATGCTCCCCGGAGCAGCAGCGTATCAAAAATATGCAGCGCATAATATTGCCAATCGGGGTTATTGTAACATGCCTCATGCTTCTCCTGGGAATCGACCTGGGCATAATATTGATTTTCATAGGCTTAATGCTCATACCAATGGGTTTAATTGGGATAAAGGATGACAGAAACATATTTACGCGAGACCGTGATTTTTCCGAATTTACCAAAATGCTGGGCACGATAATCGGAAGCATGGGGGTTACCGTAAAAGAGGGCATTACAAAGGTCGATAGAAAGTCCATAAAAAGCCTGGAGCCATTAGTAAAAAAACTATACGTACAGCTTTTCATGGGCATTGACCCGAGATTGTGCTGGACGAAATTCGTCGGGAACAGCGGTAGCGAGCTGATAAATAAGTTTACCCATATTTTTATAGATGCCATTGACATGGGCGGTGATGCCACAAAGATAGGCAAACTGGTGAACACGACTAACCTGGAAGTAGTGTTATTACGCATGAAAAGAAACTTGTTATCTTCCAGCTTTATAAACCTATTAATACCTATGCATGCAGCGATGGTAGGCTTGATTATATTTGTCATTCAAATAATGATAATTTTTTCTGGCATCATAAGCGACCTTTATAGTACGATGGATTTGAGCGTTAGTAGCGATATGGGAGGGGAGGGCATGATTATAAGTTCGCTGGGGTTTAATCTTTTCCAGGACGTTCCCGCGGGCTTATTTACCCAGTATTGTATAGCATTAGTGATTATACTCACGATAGCTAATACGCTGGCGGCCAAATACGTCGATGGCGGTGATAATTACAAGATCTATTATTATGGCTCGATTATGTGCATCATATCGGGCATCTGCTATATTATCGTTCCAATTATCGTAAATGTGATTTTTAGCTTCCAGGGATTGGAAGGAGGGTTGTAA
- a CDS encoding M50 family metallopeptidase → MERNTLRYAINAIGIFGLIILFAYITTYIHEIGHALMIILCGGDVLEMGVKSPLSFDTISGYILTNLPYNVPIVIGGMLATTAIAIILCFTARRTIFSYLMLCLSVCTLYNAAYSLSGFNDFTWLVTYSWWSAMLSLGFVLVNLYIAQLGLNDLFDDIRRYRTLHTVENLISTGKQFIRACTKDRKLAV, encoded by the coding sequence ATGGAGAGGAATACCTTAAGATATGCGATAAATGCGATAGGCATATTTGGATTAATCATACTATTTGCTTATATTACTACCTATATCCACGAGATTGGACATGCGCTAATGATCATATTATGCGGAGGCGACGTGCTGGAAATGGGAGTGAAATCGCCATTATCGTTCGACACTATCTCGGGATACATTCTGACTAACCTGCCATACAACGTGCCAATAGTCATAGGCGGCATGCTCGCGACCACAGCTATCGCCATAATACTCTGTTTTACTGCAAGGCGTACCATATTCTCATATTTGATGCTATGTCTCTCCGTATGCACTTTATATAATGCGGCATACTCATTGAGCGGGTTTAACGACTTCACATGGCTCGTCACGTACTCATGGTGGAGCGCTATGCTCAGCCTGGGCTTCGTGCTGGTCAACCTATACATCGCTCAACTAGGGCTAAACGACCTGTTCGACGATATAAGGAGATACCGTACATTACATACTGTAGAGAATTTAATTAGCACGGGAAAACAATTTATCCGAGCTTGCACAAAAGACAGAAAACTTGCTGTTTAA
- a CDS encoding PAS domain S-box protein, producing MNANREELASIKEVLKANPRGMNVLEIAKAINMHRQSVAKYMEMLTISGQVDVKAFGPSKVYYLSQRLPISAILNISSDVIIKLDKNLMIMDVNDAFLKLIKAERDEILNKNIDSLPFIHQLDPAILSNIVEAINGKESVVETLYKNTDAEKFFNVKFIPSVFEDGQPGVIILFEDITDRKLMDMAIKANEKKLRGIIEQSFDGIMITDKHGIVIEYNRSLQQLTGVNKDDVLGKYIWDVLFHIMEAKDESVYRKIKLELKDLLKNDRETYKHHEIEIVRPDKSRRILQIITSLIRTENSYLLCSIARDVTERIKMEKALQERDEKLRVLIETMQTGLAIHQGEQFIDVNKALEKMTGYSRDELLSMKFWDIVHPYYRDMVKEHILGVHQAEGQAPSTCECRIVTKNGDIRWVELNVGHVTYEGEQWNIISCVDAQSRKEVNDALKEKQINFNSAKHFSSFGSWKWDIKSNKMDLSDETYNILGIQRPKNSKDVLIDREKFLNVVHPDDRDKIANSAEAVLQKRGKQSERLRIIRPDGTERVIRVEEEAIFDESGNPMAIYGVWHDVTEYNHLEEERDKLAARLKESADMLSAIVYATENAMSTPNLDEFLSSVLNRLVHLVKAKSIVLLLRDPDRIYVRAGVGVDDLVRARLSTPATKGFSCMITPTGEPLYIEDAQSEPRANNTVFKEIGVRSMLGVPVKHRGEVVGVLHVEWGDVHPYKKEEQDVLQVIADRCGAAIMNTMLYERTKKLMSQARYKVSKGF from the coding sequence ATGAATGCCAATCGTGAAGAGCTAGCTAGCATAAAAGAGGTTTTAAAAGCTAATCCGAGAGGTATGAATGTACTAGAAATCGCGAAAGCGATAAACATGCACCGCCAATCGGTAGCAAAATACATGGAAATGTTAACTATCTCAGGGCAAGTCGATGTTAAGGCTTTTGGCCCATCCAAAGTATATTATTTATCTCAGCGCCTGCCAATCTCAGCCATTTTAAATATATCTTCAGACGTCATCATCAAGCTTGATAAAAATCTTATGATTATGGATGTTAACGATGCATTTTTAAAATTAATAAAAGCTGAGAGAGACGAAATATTAAATAAAAATATAGATAGTTTGCCTTTTATCCATCAACTTGACCCTGCCATATTATCTAATATAGTCGAGGCAATCAATGGTAAAGAATCTGTGGTTGAAACTTTGTATAAAAACACGGATGCTGAAAAATTTTTTAACGTTAAATTCATTCCATCTGTATTTGAGGATGGGCAACCAGGCGTTATCATCCTTTTTGAGGATATAACGGATCGAAAATTAATGGACATGGCAATAAAAGCGAACGAGAAAAAGTTGAGGGGCATCATTGAACAATCTTTTGACGGAATCATGATCACAGACAAGCACGGCATAGTTATCGAATATAACAGAAGTCTACAACAGCTCACCGGGGTTAATAAAGATGATGTTTTAGGCAAGTACATCTGGGATGTCCTATTTCATATAATGGAAGCCAAGGACGAGAGCGTATACAGAAAAATTAAACTAGAACTAAAAGATTTGCTCAAAAATGATCGTGAGACGTATAAGCATCACGAGATAGAAATCGTTCGCCCGGATAAATCAAGGCGGATCCTGCAAATCATAACATCTCTCATAAGGACCGAGAATAGCTACTTGTTATGCAGCATCGCCCGTGACGTTACCGAACGGATAAAAATGGAAAAGGCGTTGCAGGAACGCGATGAAAAGCTACGCGTCCTGATAGAGACTATGCAAACGGGCCTGGCAATACATCAGGGAGAGCAGTTCATCGATGTAAATAAGGCTTTGGAAAAGATGACGGGGTACTCGAGAGACGAGCTTTTAAGCATGAAATTTTGGGATATCGTGCACCCCTATTATCGGGACATGGTTAAAGAACATATACTTGGCGTACATCAAGCGGAGGGGCAGGCCCCTTCAACATGTGAATGCAGGATTGTCACGAAAAACGGGGACATTAGATGGGTTGAGTTAAACGTGGGGCATGTAACATATGAGGGTGAGCAATGGAACATCATATCCTGTGTTGATGCGCAAAGCCGAAAAGAAGTTAATGACGCGCTAAAAGAAAAACAGATTAATTTTAACAGTGCGAAGCATTTTTCCAGTTTCGGAAGCTGGAAATGGGATATTAAAAGTAATAAAATGGACTTGTCTGATGAGACTTATAATATTTTGGGCATACAGCGGCCAAAAAACTCAAAAGATGTGCTTATAGACCGTGAAAAATTTTTAAATGTAGTCCATCCTGATGACAGGGATAAAATAGCGAATAGTGCTGAAGCGGTATTGCAAAAAAGAGGTAAACAAAGTGAACGATTGAGGATTATCAGGCCGGATGGAACGGAGCGCGTTATCCGTGTTGAGGAGGAAGCCATTTTCGATGAGTCGGGCAACCCGATGGCGATATACGGTGTATGGCATGACGTCACCGAGTATAACCATCTTGAGGAGGAGCGGGATAAGCTGGCCGCCCGGCTAAAAGAGTCTGCGGACATGCTTTCCGCCATCGTGTATGCGACTGAGAATGCCATGTCAACGCCGAACCTGGACGAGTTCCTTTCTTCAGTGCTCAACAGGCTTGTCCACCTCGTGAAGGCAAAGTCCATCGTGCTTCTTTTAAGGGACCCTGATCGGATATACGTCAGGGCTGGCGTCGGGGTGGACGACCTTGTACGGGCCAGGCTGTCGACTCCCGCGACGAAAGGCTTTTCGTGCATGATCACGCCGACGGGGGAGCCGCTTTATATAGAGGATGCCCAGTCAGAGCCGAGGGCTAATAATACCGTATTTAAGGAGATTGGCGTACGCTCCATGCTTGGCGTGCCCGTTAAGCATCGTGGAGAGGTGGTAGGGGTGCTTCACGTCGAATGGGGGGATGTTCATCCATATAAGAAAGAGGAGCAGGACGTCTTGCAGGTCATCGCTGACAGGTGTGGTGCCGCTATAATGAACACGATGCTGTATGAGAGGACGAAAAAATTGATGTCGCAGGCCAGGTATAAGGTTAGCAAGGGCTTTTAA
- a CDS encoding NAD(P)/FAD-dependent oxidoreductase, translated as MWQRNHYIIFGKLLIEGIATKRKVIIVGAGPAGLAAANELAGHADVLIIEKGRDIGQRTCQVMKGRDCIYCNVCSVTAGVGGAGGMSDGKLNLSPLIGGDLVDFVGMKRAEELFEMVDAYFVKHGAPPEDPHVPPTPLVQRAAANGIEFIPIRQKHIGSDMLPKVIGSMKADLEKRGVRFLLETTVESVIAKNNKAIGVMAGGKRYMADFVLLAPGRSGSTWLGEQMKKFGVPIKYMPIDVGVRVEVPAVVYEEAVKTNWDPKFRMYTPTYDDLVRTFCTCPYGFVVQDTYESGVGVNGHSQRNCRSSNTNFAFLTKIALTEPLENTNEYGSTIAEQAKTIGGGKPLLQRLGDLKKGRRSTWDRLKRSYVNPTLKAVTPGDISMALPHRVVTDILEGLDMLDRVVPGVASDATLLYAPEIKFAAIRPETREDFEVAVVDNLYVAGDGAGVTRGIVPAAAMGISCAQGIIKKIKA; from the coding sequence TTGTGGCAGAGAAATCATTATATCATATTCGGCAAACTCCTTATTGAAGGGATAGCGACGAAGCGCAAAGTCATAATCGTCGGGGCAGGACCTGCAGGGCTGGCCGCTGCCAACGAGCTGGCCGGCCACGCCGACGTGCTCATCATCGAGAAGGGCAGGGATATAGGGCAGCGGACCTGCCAGGTCATGAAGGGCAGGGATTGTATTTATTGTAATGTTTGTAGCGTGACTGCGGGCGTCGGCGGGGCGGGCGGCATGTCTGACGGAAAGCTCAACCTGAGCCCGCTGATAGGGGGCGACCTCGTAGACTTTGTGGGCATGAAGCGTGCTGAAGAGCTGTTTGAGATGGTCGATGCATATTTCGTGAAGCATGGCGCGCCGCCCGAAGACCCTCATGTGCCTCCCACTCCGCTCGTGCAGCGTGCGGCTGCAAACGGCATCGAGTTTATCCCGATAAGGCAGAAGCACATCGGCAGCGACATGCTGCCCAAAGTGATCGGCTCCATGAAGGCTGACCTGGAAAAGCGAGGCGTTAGATTCCTCCTGGAAACGACCGTTGAGAGCGTCATCGCAAAGAATAATAAGGCTATTGGAGTGATGGCTGGGGGCAAGCGATACATGGCTGATTTCGTCTTATTGGCCCCGGGCCGCTCAGGGAGCACATGGCTTGGCGAGCAGATGAAAAAGTTCGGCGTCCCCATCAAGTACATGCCGATTGACGTAGGGGTGAGGGTCGAAGTGCCCGCCGTCGTCTACGAGGAGGCCGTCAAAACTAACTGGGACCCGAAGTTCCGCATGTATACCCCGACTTATGATGACCTCGTTCGGACTTTTTGCACCTGCCCATATGGCTTTGTGGTGCAGGATACCTATGAGTCCGGGGTGGGAGTGAACGGCCACTCGCAGAGAAATTGCCGCTCAAGTAATACGAACTTCGCTTTCTTGACGAAGATAGCCCTTACTGAGCCTCTCGAGAATACGAATGAGTATGGTAGCACTATAGCTGAGCAGGCGAAGACTATAGGGGGCGGGAAGCCGCTGCTGCAGCGCCTGGGCGACCTCAAGAAGGGCAGGCGATCGACCTGGGACCGGCTCAAGAGAAGCTATGTAAACCCCACGTTGAAGGCGGTTACGCCTGGAGACATATCAATGGCGTTGCCACATCGCGTCGTCACCGATATCCTGGAAGGCCTGGACATGCTCGACCGCGTCGTGCCAGGTGTAGCCTCCGACGCGACCCTGCTTTACGCCCCCGAGATAAAGTTTGCGGCAATACGCCCGGAGACCAGGGAAGACTTCGAGGTTGCAGTCGTTGATAATCTATACGTTGCCGGCGATGGGGCCGGCGTGACGCGCGGCATAGTGCCCGCCGCCGCAATGGGCATATCATGCGCGCAAGGCATCATAAAAAAGATAAAAGCATAA
- a CDS encoding translin family protein — METVKDICDLIRTRFDAMDNAREGALAASRKITRYSGDSIKAIHRGEWEQAEKLISETSGMNGFLHDSLKEFPEVYYSGYVEDAQAEFAEVSILYAVLRGKDLPTPESLRVENAAYLKGMGDTVGELRRHILDLIRKGRPEDGEKYLDIMDEFYVEMMSFDYPDAIMHGLRKKVDVARSLIERTRGDLTNALEIKRLHESMGRFEENFKR; from the coding sequence ATGGAGACAGTTAAGGATATCTGCGACTTAATCAGGACACGTTTTGACGCAATGGATAATGCACGGGAGGGAGCGCTGGCCGCCTCCAGGAAAATAACGAGATATTCGGGAGACTCTATTAAGGCTATCCATCGTGGAGAATGGGAGCAGGCAGAAAAGCTGATAAGCGAGACCTCAGGCATGAACGGCTTCCTCCATGACTCGCTCAAGGAGTTCCCGGAGGTCTACTATTCTGGCTACGTAGAGGATGCCCAGGCCGAGTTTGCAGAGGTGTCCATATTGTATGCAGTGTTGCGGGGCAAGGACCTGCCGACGCCGGAAAGCCTGAGGGTAGAGAACGCCGCCTACCTTAAGGGCATGGGCGACACGGTTGGCGAGCTCAGGCGTCATATACTGGACCTTATACGGAAGGGCAGGCCGGAGGATGGGGAAAAGTACCTGGACATCATGGACGAGTTCTACGTGGAGATGATGTCATTCGACTATCCTGATGCCATCATGCATGGCCTGCGCAAAAAGGTAGATGTGGCTCGCTCGCTAATCGAGCGCACCCGTGGGGACCTTACTAACGCATTAGAGATTAAAAGGCTTCACGAGTCGATGGGGCGGTTCGAGGAGAATTTTAAAAGATAA
- a CDS encoding MDR family MFS transporter has product MARSIFSRYGRQVWILVAGSLINTFGTSIAYPFVSLYLFKYRGVPMADIGLALLVAAAAGGIVSVAGGELCDRFGRKIMLNVGLFTQMAVFSLMGYAIMANMGFAEFLLLMALKEASGGLYRNVPQVMVADTVEAGDRNGAFSLLRIGGNLGFALGPVFGGMLASYSYAAMFIITALTSGVYMLISICMLRDTRPDERDVAEHVSHAPLWNDTPFLIYCVVSALGSLVYSNLFTTFGTFAGGFVQVSEAMVGLIFSLNGFMVVFFQLPIALYLERFKLTTSLILGSLFYAVGFGIVGFCTDFWTLFASMFIITVGELVVTPASQTLLSEMAPPEARGRYMSFSGFIGNVGSACGPAFGGQLMDRFSANIMLMWLVLGALELACAAGYLYLRLRLSARMDDVRSTAV; this is encoded by the coding sequence ATGGCCCGGAGCATATTCAGCCGCTACGGACGCCAGGTCTGGATACTGGTTGCAGGCTCGTTAATTAACACGTTTGGCACCTCGATAGCCTACCCGTTCGTCTCGCTCTACCTGTTCAAGTACAGGGGAGTGCCTATGGCTGACATCGGGCTTGCGTTGCTTGTTGCCGCCGCGGCAGGGGGCATCGTATCTGTGGCCGGCGGCGAGCTTTGCGACCGCTTCGGGCGGAAGATAATGCTGAACGTGGGGCTGTTCACGCAGATGGCCGTCTTCTCCCTCATGGGGTACGCCATAATGGCAAACATGGGGTTCGCCGAATTCTTGCTGCTTATGGCGCTGAAGGAGGCCTCAGGCGGCCTGTACCGAAACGTCCCGCAGGTGATGGTTGCTGACACGGTGGAGGCGGGGGACAGGAACGGCGCCTTCAGCCTGCTGCGCATCGGCGGAAACCTTGGCTTCGCCCTGGGCCCCGTCTTCGGCGGCATGCTGGCATCTTACTCCTATGCTGCCATGTTCATAATCACGGCTCTTACCAGTGGCGTCTACATGCTCATCTCCATCTGCATGCTTCGTGACACCAGGCCCGATGAAAGAGATGTGGCAGAGCATGTAAGCCATGCTCCATTGTGGAACGATACGCCCTTCCTCATCTATTGTGTGGTATCAGCCCTCGGCTCGCTCGTCTACTCAAACCTGTTCACCACATTTGGCACGTTTGCGGGCGGCTTCGTGCAGGTGTCCGAGGCGATGGTGGGCCTGATTTTTTCCTTGAACGGCTTCATGGTGGTCTTCTTCCAGCTTCCCATAGCCTTGTACCTGGAGCGCTTTAAGCTGACCACTTCCCTGATCCTGGGCTCATTATTTTACGCGGTAGGCTTTGGCATCGTGGGCTTTTGTACCGACTTCTGGACGCTGTTTGCGAGCATGTTTATCATCACCGTAGGCGAGCTTGTCGTTACCCCCGCATCTCAGACTCTTCTCTCCGAGATGGCTCCTCCGGAGGCTCGTGGCCGCTACATGAGCTTTTCAGGTTTTATCGGTAACGTTGGCTCGGCATGCGGCCCTGCGTTTGGGGGACAGCTGATGGACCGCTTTTCCGCCAATATAATGTTGATGTGGCTCGTCCTCGGAGCCTTAGAGTTAGCCTGCGCTGCCGGCTACCTCTACCTGCGGCTCAGGCTGTCCGCCAGGATGGATGATGTGAGGTCGACGGCGGTTTAA